TGTCTTGAAAGGAACGGGGGTAAATCTGGTATACAATACCCGATTGCCACCAAAGGGGATTGGCTTCGTTCATAAATTAGGGATTGGTTGAAGAAAAAAGCGGTAAAAAAACTATGCTTCCGATTTAATGGGAGGTATCCAGTTTACGTCTTTGCAATGATTACACTCATTCTCGGGTTTCAGGGGTTGAAACATGGTATTTCCACAATTCTTGCAGACAAGCCGGTCGTTTGCCTTGGGTTGTTCTTCAATAAGTTCCTGATCCTCATTGGGAATTACGGAGAGCCCCGGCTTCGGCTTTTCGTTTTCAATAAGCGTGAATTTACCGTTGGCTTCGATGTACAGGCGTCGAACCTGACCCAGATGCAAAATACTGGCAGCCCGGAGTTCGGCAAAAAGGCGTTCGCGGGTAATACGGGAATGCTGCATGGCTTTGAGTTCCAGCACCCCATCTTTCACTAGAATTTCCATATCATCCTGCGTAATGGCCTCAAATTTTTCATTTCGGGAAGCGATACGGGAAATCCAGCGTTGACCCGCTACAATAATAATGGCAATGGCGATGGCGGGCAGTAGCCCCCGGTCAGGCGAGAGTACGGGCATACCAATGGCGGCGGCCAGGGATGTCAAAGCCGCCATTTCATTGCGGTTGAGCTGGGAGGCCATCCGCCGCCCCATGATTCGGATACAAACCATGAGCAGCAGGTACACAAAAGTCATCCGAATGATGACTTCTATGAAGTAACTAGCCGGCAATTCACCGTAAAAGATCCGGAGCCAGTCGTCAATTTTAATATCATCAGGATTCATGAGATCTAGGAAGAAAGCATTAGAGAATGGCTGTACCCCAGTCTTCAGCCTGGCAGTGGGGGCATGGGCCGGGGTGGGTCTTTTTTTCGACGGTTTTTCCGCAATTGCAGCAAACGGCTAATTCGGTTACTTCCCGCTGAATGGTATGAATGGACGTATCACTCACATTGGGCGGCAGGGTAGATAAGCCCGGTTTCGGTTCTTTTTCGGGGTAAATACTGAATAGCCCGCTGGCTTCCAGATATACCCGCTTGACTTCCCCAAGGTTATAGTACTTTTCGGTCCGCAAAACGCTAAAGAGCTGCTGATGCGAAATGCGGTTTCCCATCAGCTCGCTTACGTCCAAAACCCCATCTCTAACCAGAACGGTGGTAGTGCCCTGCATGATCATCTCCACGGTTTTATTTTTGAATCCCCATAAGGTGGTATATCGCTGATACAAGAGGGCACAAATCATGGCAAATATACCTAGCCCAATGCCCCGGTCCGGAGCCTGCATAGACGGGGAAAGGATGGCCCCGGTAGTAAGCATGACGCCCATTTCGGTAATGGAGAGTTGTCCATTCATGCGTTTGCCCAACAACCGCATCATCACCAACAAGAACAAATAGATAATCAGAGTCCGAAAGAGTACTTCCAGAAAAAATATGGGCGGAGCCATGCCCCACAGAATTCGGTTCCAGTCGTCGAGCTGGATATCACTCTTTTTCATGAGAATGTGGAGTCAAACGTAGTGAACAAGCCCAAAAAAAAGAATGCCTACCAGGGCAGTAGAGCTTTTCCCCGGAATGAGAAGAAAGAAGTAGAAAGAACAGTACTGACTACTGCCGAAAATAGCTTAAAACACCACCCCTAAATTTAGAGGGAATGAGGTAAAACTGCCCCGAAAACTAGGGATGCTCCCAGGCGGTTCATTCGTAAAAAAAGCAGCTATGAAAAAAGTAAAATTATTTTTTCACAAGCGTGATAACCTTTCCTGTTTCCCGGTGATAAACCAGTAGAGCTGCTTGTTTTAACCCACACTTATACGAATCAACCTTCAATCTTTGAACACCCGGCGGGGCGGTCCTTAGGATCGCTCCGCTTTGGTTAGGTAGCAGGCTTTTGGAACTAATCGTTTGTGGGCCGCCGTTACCCGGCCAGTAAATACCCCAATCAACCGTAAAGCCATGTTAAATTTTGAGTTTAAAAACCCAACCAAACTTATTTTTGGAACGGGGAAAATTGCCCAGTTAGCCCAGGAAATACCCGCCGATGCCCGTGTACTGCTGCTATACGGTGGCGGAAGTATTAAAACCAATGGCATTTATGATCAGGTTAAAGCGGCTCTGGCTAGCTACGACATCGTTGAATTTGGCGGGATTCCGGCCAACCCCGAATACGAAGTATTACTACAGGCCCTGTCGGTCATTAAAGAACAATCGATTACGTATTTACTGGCTGTGGGCGGTGGCTCGGTCATCGATGGGACCAAGTTTCTGGCTTCGGCGGCGTACTACACCGGTCCCGAACCCTGGGATATTTTGAGTCAGTCAATCCGTACGGAACACGGCATGCCCTTTGGTACGGTACTCACCCTACCAGCTACGGGTTCAGAAATGAACTCCGGAGCGGTTATCACCCGGGCCGAAACGCAGGAAAAGCGATCCATGGGGGGACCAGGTTTGTTTCCGGCGTTTTCGATTCTAGATCCTCAAGTGGTTCGCTCCGTACCGCAGCGACAACTGGCCAATGGGATTACCGACGCTTTTACGCACGTGCTGGAGCAATACATGACCTATCCGGTCGGGGCTCGACTGCAGGATCGTTTTGCGGAGAGCATTATGCAAACGCTGATTGAAATCGCTCCCGTGATTATGCAAAACCCGGCTGATACCGATGCCGCTGGTGATTTTATGTACTGCTGTACAATGGCCCTTAACGGATTGATTCAGAAAGGGGTACCGACTGACTGGGCCGTACACGCCATGGGTCATGAACTCACAGCTCTCTATAACATTGATCACGCCCGAACGCTGGCCATCATCGCTCCCAGTCATTATCGGTATAACTTCCGCACCAAACGCGAAAAACTGACTCAGTACGGCCAACGCGTATGGGGTTTGACGGGGCCTCCCGAAGAAGTGGCCATTCGGGCCATTGGCCGTACGGAAGAATTTTTCCATTCGCTCGACATCAAAACCAAACTCTCCCAGTACACCGAAAATTACGAAGGTACGGCTGAACGCATTGAGGAACGTTTTACGGAGCGGGGTTGGCTGGGATTAGGCGAACATAAATCACTAACGCCTCAAGATGTACGAACCATTGTGGAAATGAGTTATTAACTGAGATATTATTAGATTGAACACTGATGTACGAGTCGATGTAGGTTCCAAGTTTGATTCTATCCTAATTCAAACCTGATACGTCAACGAAAAGCCCCCGAAAATCGAAGTTTTCGGGGGCTTTTCGTTGACAATACGCTTGGCTATTACCGAGCCAATACAATACCAGCAAAGGAAGCCAGCGAGGGCAGGGTAAATGCAACGGTACCTTTCTGGTAGGAAAACGGAAGCGTACCTTTCTGACCCAATACGTGAATCCGGCTGGGTTTGAAAGGACAGGCCATCTGGAAACGCAGTTGTTGGAGGGGTATGGGTGCAAAATACGTATTCCCGCTAAAACCCGTCAGATTGACCAGGTGTACAATCCAGCCATCGCTGGCCGACTGCTGAATTTTCTGAGGCGTGTTTTCGGTAAATTCCTGGACAATGACTTCTACCCGGTCGGGAGCATTGGTTTGGACGAGACGGCCCGCCGACGGGTACAGGCGGTCCAGCACATCGAGCAGGAGGTTTTTGTGTTGTTGATACCCGTGCTGGTAATACAGGCGACCCAGATGAATGGGTAAAAGGGCATTAGTACTTTTGCCGTAGGTTTTTAGGCCCATGGCGTAGTAACCCGTGGGGTCATGGCCGCCAATGATTTCAGGCGGACCGGGTCGTCCCTTCGCCAAAATGGGTAAGTAGGTAGTGTCGGCTGCCGAAAAATCGTACAGACCCAGATTGAACTTCCAGAAGAGCATTTTCTGTCCCGGAAAGCGTTTAAACGGAGCTTGCCGCTCGGGAGTTAAATAGAAACCGCTCCCGTCGTGCTCGCCCTGCACCACTTTCGCCCCGAATAATTCGGCTAAGGCTACTGGATGATCAGAAAGGGTACGGTTGGTCGCCAGCAGGCTGGTCCCCTGCTGACTGATTTGTTTTAACGCCTCCACCGAAGCCGCACTCAGGTAGGTAAGGTCGGGGAGCAACAGCACCCGGTATTTTTTCAGGTCCTGGACCCGGCGGGCAAGCTGCGAATCTTCAATGATATCAAAGGGTAGGTGAGCTTCCTTAAGCATGAGTTGCAGACCCCGGTATTCCTGCATGGGTAAACCGCTGGGCCAGGAACCCGGAGCAATCAGAGCAATGCGGGCCACGGAACGGTAGCGACCAAAATACTTTTCGTAGGCTTTATGATGGGCATAGACCTGACGGATGACCTTAAAATTACGTTCGTCTTCGTAGCCTCGCATGTCACCCATCATGCTGATATCCAGTCCTGAACCGTTGGCAATATTTTCGTAGAGGCGGATTCTGACCTCTTCCGGTTCGACGGCATTGTATCGCGACTGAAAAGAAATCTGCTGAATGCTGGCGTTACTGATGATGTGATCCGGATAGGAATGGACGGCATTGTTGACATTATCCGATGCCGTATAGGGCCAGTAGGGAAGCGTAGTCGAGCTTTGGGATTCGTGGCGGATGATGTCCACGTACTCGTCCATGTAGGTACAAAGGGCCACCTGCGGATTTTTGGATTTAATCAGTTCGTGCAGGCGTTTGGTCCAGTCATCGACGGTGAATTTTTTAAAGGCTTCGTAGACCTTGTACACGGAATCGCCTTTGTTTTCTTTCTCTGGTAAGCGAAGGCCCTTGCTGTATGCGGCAAATCGCTTTTGATCGTGTTCATTCTGATCAATGCCGTGGTATACCCCCTCGTAAGGATTGTTGACCTGATACCCCGGCATATTCAGGAAAATACCATCGATGGGAAAACGGTCCATGACTTCGGCGATGATTTCAAAAGCCTTGGTTTGTACATAAGGAGCGTTGATCGAAACCATCACCATGTCCGTGTTGTATACCCGCTCACCCTTGGGAGACAGGTAACACCAGTCGGGATGAGCCTTGAAAATGCTTTCGTGCACCCGACTGAAATCAAAGCGTACCATTACCCGGATGCCCTGCTGATGGCATTTCCGAATCAAATCATCCATCAGCGTCGGCGAGCGGAGGTAGGGATTCTGGTAGTGAAAATCCAGCTTGGTGGGATAAAAAGCCATGATACCGCCAATATTGATCAACAGCGTATTGGCTGAGCTTCGCTGCAGATCCTCGACGATGGAATCTGGCTGCATCGTAGCGGCTTCGTACGCAGGCATGTTGAACTGGATCACGCGGAGATTATTGGCTTTCCACCAGGGCATCGACCGGGGCCAGTCCGTATGGGATTGACCGTAGGCCATACTTCCCAAGAGAAGCAGGATCAGAGGAATGAATCGTTTTAACATGTATAGAGGTTAGCGTTTCCGACGAAAATAGCGGAAAATCAGCAAAGCCAGCTTCCGGCCGACCCAAAAACAAAACCCGCCCACCACCAGTTGACACTTATCATCTGCCAATCCCCTCGGAACGAACCTACGCGTTCGTCGCTATGCGTATGAATCAGACACCCATCGATCAACACGGCTTAATCGGAAACATGAATACGGCGGCTCTGGTCTCCTGCAACGGAACCATTGATTTTCTATGCCTGCCCCGGTTTGATTCACCCACGGTATTTGCCCAACTACTCGACTCGGAAAAGGGCGGTTACTTTTCCATCCGGCCCACGTTTTCGGATTTAACCTACAAGCAGCTTTACCTAACGGATACGGCTATACTGGTGACCCGCTTCTTCTCCGATGACGGCATTGCCGAACTGACGGACTTCATGCCCGTGCACGAAGAGGGTTCCCGGATGACGGTTATTCGTAAGCTAATGGCCGTACGGGGAAACATCGAGTTTGAAATCCAGTGTAAGCCCCGTTTTTCGTACGGTCGAATCAGCCACGAAGCTCAGACGAACGAAATGGGAATCCGGTTTACGGATGCGGACGGTCAGGAGTTACAGTTGTACAGCGAAATTCCGCTGGAGCTATCCGAATCAGACGTCGTATCGCGATTTCAACTGGAGGAAGGCAAAACATTATGCTTTATCCTCTGCGAGGAGAGTAAGCTTTGTAAGGAAAGCAAAACGCCCGAATCCAGTATCGCTGACTTATGTAAAACGTACTACGACGCCACCCATGCGTTCTGGAAAACCTGGACCCGGCAATCTACCTACAAAGGACGTTGGCGGGAAATCGTGATTCGCTCCGCCATTACGCTGAAACTCATGTCCTCACATGAACACGGCTCGGTGGTGGCGGCCCCTACCTTCGGCTTGCCCGAGAGCTTGGGCGGGGAACGCAACTGGGATTATCGCTACGCCTGGATACGGGATTCGGCTTTTACGATGTTTGCGTTTCTGAAACTAGGTTTCCTGGATGAGGCCCGCCGCTTTATGGACTGGGTGGAACAGCATTGCCTCAACGAATCCCTGAAACTCATGTATACCATCGACGGCCAAACGCCGCCGCAGGAAGAGGAACTCAGTCATTTTTCGGGTCATAATGATTCCAAACCGGTTTTGATTGGGAATGGAGCGGTTACGCAGCGACAAATGGACATTTACGGAGAGCTGATTGATACCATTTATCTTTTCAATAAATACGGCGGCCACATTACGTATGAGTTCTGGAAAAAACTCAGCAAGGAAGTCGAATTTGTCTGCGGACACTGGCGACTACCTGATCACGGGATGTGGGAAATTCGAGGCGAAGAAAAGCAGTTTCTGCATTCGTTTATGATGTGCTGGGTAGCCCTGGATCGGGCCATCCGCATTGGGGACGAACGCTCGTTTCCCTACCCCAGGGAACAGTGGTATCGGGTACGCGATGAAATCTACGACTTCATTTTTAACGAATTCTGGTGTGAGGAAAAAGAAGCTTTCGTACAGGTTCGCGGCGGACATGCCCTGGATGCCTCCGTACTGCTCATGCCTCTGGTTCAGTTCATTACGCCTAATGAACCCCACTGGCAGAAAACCATGTTGGCCATCGAACGCGAACTCAAACTGGATGTTCTCATTTACCGGTACCGCAACGAAGAAACGCAGATTGACGGACTAGACGGAGAAGAAGGGACGTTTACAATGTGTTCATTCTGGTTCGTGGAGTGTTTAACCAAGGGAGGACAGATTGAGCGAGCCAGTAATTTTTTCGAGAAAATTCTTGGCTACGCCAATACCCTAGGCTTGTTTTCGGAACAGTTGAGTAAACGGGGTGAACAGCTGGGAAATTATCCGCAGGCTTTGACGCACCTCGCTCTGATTACAGCAGCCATTGAACTAGATCGAAATCTGGGAAGCTAACGCACTAGAAATGGATCAGGCGGCTAGGTAAAGCCTAGTCGCCTGATTAACGAGCCGAAGGATTACCCCTCGTATAGCAAACGTACGCCATAGCTAACTTCCGGAAACCGAGAAAATAAGCTAAGCCTCCGGCTGATTTTGTTTCTCTAATGCCTGCCGTAACTGCAGGTTATCCCGCGAAAGCGACTCAATTTGCGATTTCAGAAAGGCAATCTGGTGTAAAAGGGCATCTACCGTACGTTCCGTTTCCTGCCAGGGAGCGGCCGTGTCTAAGGTATCGGCCTGATGCGAATACGCCCGGCACGTTGATGAACAAAACTTGGCCGTGGAGCGGGAGGCAAAAAAGGGCGTACCGCACCACTGGCAGGTTTTTTCGAAGATTTTCGCATTATGCTTGAAGCCTTCTTTGCTTAAACGGGGCATACGTGTAAAGGTCTGTGAGCCCTAAAGGTACTAAAATTGTCATAACGCCATGGCAACGTTAATTATTTTTCTTTCCCAAGCTGGATTTGGCTCCTAGTTTGCCTTATAGTACGATTCCTTTTACGGCTGGTTGCGGTTTAGGTAAGTCCTTATCTCCCCAATGTTCTTTTAGATTGGTTTCGATGGTCAGACTCATGGCCGTCATCGGAATACCTTCCATCCGGTTTTCAAACGGATCCTCGATGCGTTCGCCCAACAGATCCAGCGTCAAAAAGACAAAGGAAATAATAACAGAGACGGGCATACTGGCCCAGCCGATCTCCTCGACGAAGACAAAGGGTAGGAGAGAGGCGTGGATAAATACGAAGACGCGGGATGAAAAACTGTACTGCCGGGGAAAGGGTGTATTCTTAATTCGTTCGCAACGACCCTGGATGTTATTGAATTCAACCAGAATTTCTTCCACTTTGGTAAATCGGTAGTCCGAGAGCCAGCCTCTTTGGTAAGCTCGTTTCAAATCTTCACCCTGTAAGTTGAGTAGATAATTGGGCGGGTTATTTTTCTTGCAAAACACCTTGTACTCCGACGGGGACAGAAAGGATTCGGTATCGGAATATTCATTGCGGTCTTCATACATTTCCTCCAGGTCGGTTTTATTGTAGGGTTGAGGTCGGCGTAAGAATACCCGCAACGCATGAACGAAAGCAATGTGTCGATAGATCATCCGATGTTGCAGTTCACGCACTTCAGCGGCTTGCTCGGCATCTTCGGGAATAATCATGATCAGTACTTCCCGAGCCCAAGCCCGACTGTAGTTGACTAACAAGCCCCAAATCTGCCGGGCTTCCCACCAACGATCATACGCATTATTATTCTTGAAGCCCAAAAAGATAGACAGAGCCGTACTAATAGCGGTGATCGTGGTGAAGGGCAGGTGTAAGTGAAAAAGGTTATAGTAATCGTGCAGTAGATAGACTGTGACTGAAAGCACCGTGTAATAGATCAGTCCTTTCCAGGTGTAATGGAAAATGACTTTCCATCCAATATTTCGATTAATGAACATACGTTTTAAGGCAAGCGAAGGCAACTAAGCTTTATGTAGAATTTTCAGCATTAAAAGATTTAATGCAGGATATTAACGTAAAAAAGAATCAAAAGTTTTTAATACAGGAAGAGTGAAAAAAGTAAGAGTAATAAAAGGGAAATAGATAGTGTGATTAAGCATAATAGTATAACGGACAAACTAAATCAATAAGATATTATAACGTAATAGAAACGTTATAATGTTATTTAATAACTTAATCATATCAATACCATTTCTTCCCTCACTATCGAACAATATTTATATACACTAATCATTTAACCCCTTATACTGTACTTTTTTTAAAGGTTGAATGATTAGTTTACCAATTAGCCTGAGTAAATACTACACCCCGATGATCTTCCAATCCAAAGAAAATACGTAGAGCCGTACGGCCTTCTAGATCTTTTTCCCAAACGTAACGGTATTGCTTTCGAGCGGCGGCGATCTCCGTAGCATTTGCTGGCCTTTTGAAGTTTTTGCCGGCATAGCAACTATACTCACCCCGGTAGGTTCCTTGTTGAGGCGTAAGGGTGAAAGTCTGATCGCCCAGCTGCATTTTACCTTTCCAATACGTGTAGGAACTGGTGCTGCAATTGTAGTAGGTTGCCGAATTTAAAACGTACATTTCGAACGTACCATTAGCCTGTAGATGCAAAGCCATCGCTTGCTCGTTGGCAGCTCCTTTGTAACTGCCGTCGGTTCCCCAAAAGCTGCTTGGAGAAAAGCGGCCGTAACTCCATTTTCCCGTCGGTGGCAAACTGGCCCCTAGTGTTGTCGTACTGAAAACAAATACCAGTATCAAAAGCTGTTTGAACGAAAAAATCATAAGGATTGATTGAAGGAAAACGTTTGTTTTGAATGCAACCTAGAACAACCGCTAACCATTACCCAGTCCTATCCGCTTCAGCTGTCTGGAATTACGGCTGAATTCAATCGATTTTAGGTTGAATTGTACGCTTGATGGTACCAGAAACTTTCCTTACTATTAATAACGCCCCCGTCTAATCTATTGGTTTGGAGCAAAAATTGACTCGTATGAAATCTTACTGGTTAGCTATGTTTTTAACGCTGTTTCTGCAACCGGTACTGGCCCAGAAGAAGATCTGCATCACAATCGATGATTTGCCGGGCGTGGCTTATCATCCACTTACGGCGGCAGATCAGGATTTACTCACGCAACAATTGCTTGCACCGCTGCAAGAATACCGCGTTCCTGCCGTAGGGTTTGTTATTGGCAATCAGTTAGTAAGCAATCAGCAGATTGATCCGGGAAAACGAGCTCTTTTACAACGGTGGTTGGAGGCCGGTATGGAACTGGGTAATCACACCTTCGCTCACCGGGGCTTCAATGCGATTTCTGCACAGGCTTATCAACGGGATGTCTGGGAAGCCGATGCCTTGTTACGTCCCTGGTTAATTCAGCAAAATCAACCCTTGCGGTACTTCCGTCATCCGTATTTACAACGCGGTGATACGCTGGCTAAACGCGATTCGCTAGTTTCCTATCTAGCTCAATTACATTATCAGGAAGCCCCCGTAACCATTGATAACGGGGATTACCTATTTTCAAAAGCTTACGAAAAAGCGGGTTCAGCTGATTCAATTGGGCAGCAGTACGTGCACTATATGCTAGCCGTAGTGGACTACTATGAATCACAAACCCAGGCTTTATTTCACCGACCAATAGCCCAGATTCTGGGCATCCATGCCAATCCGATCAATGCTCGTTATTTAAGCGTTTTGTTGGCAAGTCTGCGGGAGCGGGGTTACCAGTTTATTTCCCTTGCGGACGCGTTACAGGATTCTGCTTACCAAATGGCGGATAACTACGTTGGCGAAGCCGGTATTTCCTGGATTCATCGCTGGGCCCTGAGCCAGGGTAAAAAAGGAGCTTTTTTCAAGGGCGAACCAGAGGTGCCCGTGGCCATTGCAGCACTTGCCGAGGCAAAATGAATCAATATAACTTTTCACACTTTATCCAATCCGAGTTTCAGTTTTATCCAAATCCGCTATACTGACCTTAGATTTCTTTAGTTGTAAGCTAGAAAGGGTGGGATAGGGTCAAATTGGTAGGAAAGAGTTAAAGATTAACTTCACAACTATTTAACATAAGGTCAATTATATAACAAATTATAGTATTCTAAATAATTCCTATTCGCTGTCTCTTTTAAACTTGTATATCTGCTACTCGTATCTTTACCCAGTTTATATCGTATTGCCTTTATGCGTTAACAGACCTTCTGCATGCGACCCTTTATTCTTATCCTGGCTATCCTAACAAGCATCAACGCGTGGGCTCAGGAATCGGATTTTGATCGAGAAATGCTCGTACAGATGAAGCGTTTGCAACTACCGGGTCTGGCCGTTGCGAAGGTGGAAGCGGGTAAAGTCGCCTGGTCCGGTTACTACGGCTATCAGAATCTGGAACAGCAGATTCCGGTTTCTGCTCAAACCGTTTTTCACATTGCTTCCCTAAGCAAAACCATCACGGCAGCAGCCCTTATGCAGCTCAGCGGACGGGGTTATTTTTCACTGGATGACGCCATTAACCGCTTTTTACCGTTTTCAGTGAAAAACCCACATCGGCCTAATCAACCTATCACTTTTCGCCATTTACTACGGCATCGATCTTCCATTCATGATAATCTGGATTATCTGCTGCCTTTTTGGGAAGCAGCGTATCAAGGTCCGCCCCTTGACTTAGAACCTTTCTTACGAAACTATCTGACTACCCAAGGCACCCACTATCACCCCGAAAAGAACTTCATTCCGGCAACTCCGGGCAGTACGTTTGATTATTCAAACATGGGGTATGCTCTCTTGGGCTACTTGGTAGAACAAATCTCGAAAATGCCCTTTGATGCCTACTGTCAAAAAAACTTGTTCGCACCGCTGGGCATGAACCAAACCGCCTGGTTTCCTAAACAGTTGGATGCTCATACACTGGCAACGCCCTACGTATTCTCTGACTCCTTACAAGCCTATCTACCGCAATCGCAACGTACGTTTCCCGATTATCCAGCTGGCCAATTACGTTGTAGTCTGGACGATCTCGCTACATTTCTGATCGGCTGGACTAGTGATGGTACTTTTCAGGGGAAAACCATTATTGACAGCGGAGCCGTGCAAACACTTACCCCGAAAGATATGAGTCTGGGTTTTCACACCTGGTTTATGTATATATTCAATACCGAAACGCCGATGTACAGTCACAATGGCCATGAACCCGGTGTATCCACGTATATGCTGTATGACCCCTTCTCAAAAAAGGGTTTAATTATTTTATCCAATGGTGATCTCACGTCTTACACCGATTGGCGGAAGCTAATCGACCTTTGCTATCGAAGGCCTTAGTGGGTACTAGAGGTTTGAACCACCACTCGTGGTAAGCAAACCCAATCCATTCCCAAAGCACTCGCCAAATACTTCCTTTTTTAGTCCCTAACTAGTTTTCTTTTATCCGTATATATTCTATCCTCAATACCTATACGCCCTTACTGGAGGGAGAGGTTAGAATTGTATCAGTATTCGCGAAACGCAAGCCTAAGATTCCATCGACTTTCGAACAATTTTGCAAAGGTTCTCCGGTCGAATACGGGTTTGCCAGTCATTTATAATGCGTACTGATTCATGAAAAGATTCCTATTCGCTGCGGCTATCCTTTTGGGCAAGGCTACTGTGCCGGTGTGTGGCCAGTCCATCATGCCCGAACGAACGAATGCTAAGATAAAAGTTCAGCCCGTCGTACCGATCCGGGCATACGGCTTCCCGTTGAGTCAAGTCCAACTACTCGACAGTCCTTTCCGCCAGGCCATGCAGGCCGATGTCGCTTTCCTGAAAGACCTGGAAGCAGACCGGCTGTTAGCGGACTTTCGAAGCCATTCGGGCCTCAAACCCAAAGCCGAAAAGTACGGAGGCTGGGAATCTTCCGGACTGGCGGGCCATACGCTGGGCCATTACCTGTCGGCCTGTGCCATGCATTACGCCAGCAGTAAAGACCCGGAATATCTCAAGCGGGTAAATTACATCGTGGATGAATTGGCGGAATGCCAGAAAGCCCGTAAAACGGGATACATCGGAGCTATTCCTAAAGAAGATACGGTTTTTGCGGAAGTCGCTCGCGGCGATATCCGCTCCCGGGGTTTTGACCTCAACGGAGCCTGGTCACCCTGGTATACGGTGCATAAAGTCATGGCGGGTTTGCTAGATGCGTACCTGTATTGCGACAATGCGAAAGCACTCACTATCAATGTCGGGATGGCGAATTGGGTTGATCAAACGCTGAAAAACCTCAACGACGAGCAGATTCAGAAAATGCTGTTATGTGAATACGGCGGCATGAATGATGTACTGGTGAATACCTACGCTCTGACGAAGAACAAGAAGTTTCTGGATCTCTCCTACAAATTTCATGACCGCTGGATTCTGGATTCGCTGGCCCATCACAAAGACATTCTCCCCGGCAAGCATTCCAATACCCAAATTCCCAAGCTGATTGGTACGGTTCGTCGCTATCAGCTAACCGGAAAGAAAGAAGACCTGGAAAGTGCTTCTTTCTTCTGGAATACCGTAGTCAACCATCACTCCTACGCGACCG
This portion of the Siphonobacter curvatus genome encodes:
- a CDS encoding bestrophin family protein translates to MFINRNIGWKVIFHYTWKGLIYYTVLSVTVYLLHDYYNLFHLHLPFTTITAISTALSIFLGFKNNNAYDRWWEARQIWGLLVNYSRAWAREVLIMIIPEDAEQAAEVRELQHRMIYRHIAFVHALRVFLRRPQPYNKTDLEEMYEDRNEYSDTESFLSPSEYKVFCKKNNPPNYLLNLQGEDLKRAYQRGWLSDYRFTKVEEILVEFNNIQGRCERIKNTPFPRQYSFSSRVFVFIHASLLPFVFVEEIGWASMPVSVIISFVFLTLDLLGERIEDPFENRMEGIPMTAMSLTIETNLKEHWGDKDLPKPQPAVKGIVL
- a CDS encoding polysaccharide deacetylase family protein, which translates into the protein MKSYWLAMFLTLFLQPVLAQKKICITIDDLPGVAYHPLTAADQDLLTQQLLAPLQEYRVPAVGFVIGNQLVSNQQIDPGKRALLQRWLEAGMELGNHTFAHRGFNAISAQAYQRDVWEADALLRPWLIQQNQPLRYFRHPYLQRGDTLAKRDSLVSYLAQLHYQEAPVTIDNGDYLFSKAYEKAGSADSIGQQYVHYMLAVVDYYESQTQALFHRPIAQILGIHANPINARYLSVLLASLRERGYQFISLADALQDSAYQMADNYVGEAGISWIHRWALSQGKKGAFFKGEPEVPVAIAALAEAK
- a CDS encoding serine hydrolase domain-containing protein, which codes for MRPFILILAILTSINAWAQESDFDREMLVQMKRLQLPGLAVAKVEAGKVAWSGYYGYQNLEQQIPVSAQTVFHIASLSKTITAAALMQLSGRGYFSLDDAINRFLPFSVKNPHRPNQPITFRHLLRHRSSIHDNLDYLLPFWEAAYQGPPLDLEPFLRNYLTTQGTHYHPEKNFIPATPGSTFDYSNMGYALLGYLVEQISKMPFDAYCQKNLFAPLGMNQTAWFPKQLDAHTLATPYVFSDSLQAYLPQSQRTFPDYPAGQLRCSLDDLATFLIGWTSDGTFQGKTIIDSGAVQTLTPKDMSLGFHTWFMYIFNTETPMYSHNGHEPGVSTYMLYDPFSKKGLIILSNGDLTSYTDWRKLIDLCYRRP